A genomic stretch from Thermomonospora umbrina includes:
- the nadA gene encoding quinolinate synthase NadA, translating into MTTTPEIAATDFREPRLPLLLLGAGTDPASERGVDCPGELPPASDPDLVERARAAKAALGDQVFVLGHHYQRDEVIRFADVTGDSFKLAREAAARPEAPYIVFCGVHFMAESADILTAGHQAVVLPDLAAGCSMADMATFDQVEECWEVLEDMGIADDVVPVTYMNSSADIKAFVGRHGGVVCTSSNARRALDWAYAKGSKVLFLPDQHLGRNTAVLEMGLALDDCVVYNPHRPDGGLTPEQFRDARMLLWRGHCSVHGRFSKASVDDMRARVPDVNILVHPECKHEVVVEADRVGSTEYIIKTLDAAPAGSSWAIGTELNLVRRLAGAHPDKNVMFLDRAVCFCSTMNRIDLPHLVWSLESLARGEVVNRIQVDEETAHYAKVALDQMLALP; encoded by the coding sequence GTGACCACCACCCCGGAGATCGCCGCCACGGACTTCCGCGAACCGCGGCTGCCGCTGCTCCTGCTGGGCGCCGGGACCGACCCGGCCAGCGAGCGCGGCGTGGACTGCCCCGGCGAGCTGCCCCCGGCCTCCGACCCCGACCTGGTGGAGCGTGCCAGGGCCGCCAAGGCCGCCCTGGGCGACCAGGTCTTCGTGCTGGGGCACCACTACCAGCGCGACGAGGTCATCCGGTTCGCGGACGTGACCGGCGACTCGTTCAAGCTCGCCCGCGAGGCGGCGGCCCGCCCCGAGGCCCCGTACATCGTCTTCTGCGGCGTGCACTTCATGGCCGAGTCCGCCGACATCCTGACCGCCGGGCACCAGGCGGTGGTCCTGCCCGACCTGGCGGCCGGCTGCTCCATGGCGGACATGGCCACCTTCGACCAGGTCGAGGAGTGCTGGGAGGTCCTGGAGGACATGGGGATCGCCGACGACGTGGTCCCCGTCACGTACATGAACTCCTCGGCCGACATCAAGGCGTTCGTGGGTCGCCACGGCGGCGTGGTGTGCACCTCGTCCAACGCCCGACGCGCGCTCGACTGGGCGTACGCGAAGGGTTCGAAGGTCCTGTTCCTGCCGGACCAGCACCTGGGGCGCAACACCGCGGTGCTGGAGATGGGCCTCGCGCTGGACGACTGCGTCGTCTACAACCCGCACCGGCCGGACGGCGGGCTCACCCCCGAGCAGTTCCGGGACGCCCGGATGCTGCTGTGGCGGGGGCACTGCTCGGTGCACGGGCGGTTCAGCAAGGCGTCGGTGGACGACATGCGCGCCCGGGTGCCCGACGTGAACATCCTGGTGCACCCCGAGTGCAAGCACGAGGTCGTCGTGGAGGCCGACCGCGTCGGGTCGACCGAGTACATCATCAAGACCCTGGACGCCGCCCCCGCGGGCTCGTCCTGGGCGATCGGAACCGAGTTGAACCTGGTGCGGAGGCTGGCCGGCGCCCATCCCGACAAGAACGTCATGTTCTTGGACCGTGCCGTGTGCTTCTGCTCCACGATGAACCGGATCGACCTGCCG
- a CDS encoding HesB/IscA family protein has product MTVESTQETTEQVTGVVLTDAAATKARDLLEQEGRDDLALRVAVQPGGCSGLIYQLFFDEREMDGDQVQKFDGLSVRVDRMSAPYLTGATIDFVDSIEKQGFTIDNPNATGSCACGDSFN; this is encoded by the coding sequence ATGACGGTAGAGAGCACGCAGGAGACCACGGAGCAGGTCACGGGTGTCGTCCTCACCGACGCCGCGGCCACCAAGGCCAGGGACCTGCTGGAGCAGGAGGGCCGCGACGATCTGGCGCTGCGTGTCGCCGTGCAGCCGGGCGGCTGCTCCGGGCTGATCTACCAGCTCTTCTTCGACGAGCGCGAGATGGACGGCGACCAGGTGCAGAAGTTCGACGGGCTGTCGGTGCGCGTCGACCGGATGAGCGCGCCCTACCTCACCGGCGCCACCATCGACTTCGTCGACTCCATCGAGAAGCAGGGCTTCACGATCGACAACCCGAACGCCACGGGCTCCTGCGCCTGCGGCGACTCGTTCAACTGA
- a CDS encoding carbohydrate kinase family protein: MRIAVTGSIATDHLMTFPGKFADQLIPDQLHKVSLSFLVDELEIRRGGIAANICYGMASLGLAPVLVGAVGDDFADYRSWLERHGIDTESVHVSELRHTARFLCTTDEDHNQIASFYAGAMSEAREIELQPIADRVGGLDLVLVSPNDPEAMVRHTEECRERGLPFAADISQQLARMSRDGIRSLIDGALYLFTNEYEKGLCEQKTGWSDAEILDRVQIRITTLGPKGVVITRKGQPEIHVPAAPVETAVEPTGVGDAFRAGFLSANSWGLPLERAAQVGNLLAVHVLETQGPQEYRLIEQDFLVRLAEAYGQVAADEVAPHLS; this comes from the coding sequence GTGCGCATCGCCGTGACCGGATCCATCGCGACCGACCATCTGATGACCTTCCCCGGGAAGTTCGCCGACCAGCTCATCCCCGACCAGCTCCACAAGGTCTCCCTGTCGTTCCTGGTGGACGAGCTGGAGATCCGCCGGGGCGGGATCGCCGCCAACATCTGCTACGGCATGGCGTCGCTGGGCCTGGCGCCCGTCCTGGTCGGCGCCGTCGGCGACGACTTCGCCGACTACCGCTCCTGGCTGGAGCGGCACGGGATCGACACCGAGTCCGTCCACGTGTCCGAGCTGCGGCACACGGCGCGCTTCCTGTGCACCACCGACGAGGACCACAACCAGATCGCCTCGTTCTACGCCGGGGCGATGAGCGAGGCCCGTGAGATCGAGCTGCAGCCGATCGCCGACCGGGTCGGCGGCCTCGACCTGGTGCTGGTCAGCCCGAACGACCCCGAGGCGATGGTCCGGCACACCGAGGAGTGCCGTGAGCGCGGCCTCCCGTTCGCCGCCGACATCTCCCAGCAGCTCGCCCGAATGTCCCGCGACGGGATCCGCTCCCTGATCGACGGCGCCCTCTACCTGTTCACCAACGAGTACGAGAAGGGCCTGTGCGAGCAGAAGACCGGCTGGAGCGACGCGGAGATCCTCGACCGCGTCCAGATCCGGATCACCACCCTCGGCCCCAAGGGCGTGGTCATCACCCGTAAGGGCCAGCCGGAGATCCACGTGCCCGCCGCCCCGGTGGAGACCGCCGTCGAGCCCACCGGGGTCGGCGACGCCTTCCGCGCCGGGTTCCTGTCCGCGAACTCCTGGGGCCTGCCGCTGGAGCGCGCCGCCCAGGTCGGCAACCTGCTGGCCGTGCACGTCCTGGAGACGCAGGGCCCGCAGGAGTACCGCCTGATCGAGCAGGACTTCCTGGTCCGTCTCGCGGAGGCCTACGGTCAGGTCGCCGCCGACGAGGTGGCCCCGCACCTTTCCTGA
- a CDS encoding sulfurtransferase TusA family protein has product MLVIDALGRKCPIPIIWLAERIREVPVGEVVAVLADDVAARTDVPAWCRMKSQEFVREETLPRGWAFHIRRCY; this is encoded by the coding sequence GTGCTGGTGATCGACGCGCTCGGCCGCAAGTGCCCCATCCCGATCATCTGGCTGGCCGAGCGGATCCGCGAGGTCCCGGTGGGCGAGGTCGTCGCGGTGCTGGCCGACGACGTGGCCGCCCGTACCGACGTGCCCGCCTGGTGCCGGATGAAGTCGCAGGAGTTCGTCCGCGAGGAGACGCTCCCTCGGGGGTGGGCGTTCCACATCCGGCGCTGCTACTGA
- a CDS encoding cysteine desulfurase family protein: MPSLPGDRPGAYFDAASTEPPHPAAREALLGALDAGWADPARLYGAARGARLLLDRARARTAGVLGVRPDEVYFTTSGTQAVHLAVLGGLRARRRAGRHLVIGEVEHSSVLHAAEQHEREGGEVTRVGVDRTGRIDVDAFAAALRPDTALACLQSANHEVGTLQPVDEVAAICRTARVPLFVDAAQSVGRTDVPEGWSMLAASAHKWGGPAGVGLLVVRKNTRWRSPLPDDEREGRRVPGFENVPGAVAAAAALTAYREEMVEAAPRQSALVDRIRAEVPRRVPDVEVVGDPVRRLPHIVTFSCLYVEGEALLTELDRLGFAVSSGSSCTADTLRPSHVLEAMKVITHGNVRVSLPRDVQAPDVDRFLAVLPDTVGRLRRSAGMTTA, encoded by the coding sequence GTGCCCTCTCTACCTGGAGATCGTCCCGGAGCGTACTTCGACGCGGCCTCCACCGAGCCGCCGCACCCGGCGGCGCGCGAGGCGCTGCTCGGAGCCCTCGACGCCGGCTGGGCCGACCCCGCCCGGCTGTACGGTGCGGCGCGCGGCGCGCGACTGCTGCTGGACCGGGCGCGGGCCCGGACGGCGGGGGTGCTCGGCGTGCGACCGGACGAGGTGTACTTCACCACCTCCGGCACGCAGGCGGTGCATCTGGCGGTGCTGGGGGGGCTGCGGGCCCGCCGCCGCGCGGGACGCCACCTGGTGATCGGCGAGGTGGAGCACTCCAGCGTGCTGCACGCCGCCGAGCAGCACGAACGGGAGGGGGGCGAGGTCACCCGGGTCGGCGTGGACCGCACCGGCCGGATCGACGTCGACGCGTTCGCCGCGGCCCTGCGTCCGGACACCGCGCTGGCGTGCCTGCAGTCCGCCAACCACGAGGTCGGGACGTTGCAGCCGGTGGACGAGGTGGCGGCGATCTGTCGGACCGCCCGGGTGCCGCTGTTCGTGGACGCCGCCCAGTCCGTCGGGCGGACGGACGTCCCCGAGGGCTGGTCGATGCTGGCCGCCAGCGCCCACAAGTGGGGCGGGCCCGCGGGGGTGGGCCTGCTGGTCGTCCGCAAGAACACCCGGTGGCGCTCGCCGCTGCCGGACGACGAGCGCGAGGGCCGTCGCGTCCCCGGGTTCGAGAACGTGCCCGGCGCGGTCGCGGCGGCGGCGGCGCTGACGGCCTACCGGGAGGAGATGGTCGAGGCCGCCCCCCGACAGTCGGCCCTGGTGGACCGGATCCGCGCGGAGGTCCCCCGACGGGTGCCCGACGTGGAGGTGGTCGGCGACCCGGTCCGGCGGCTGCCGCACATCGTCACGTTCTCGTGTCTGTACGTCGAGGGCGAGGCGCTGCTGACCGAGCTCGACCGGCTGGGCTTCGCGGTATCGTCCGGAAGTTCGTGCACGGCCGATACGCTGCGTCCGAGCCACGTGCTGGAGGCGATGAAGGTGATTACCCACGGGAACGTCCGGGTATCGCTGCCCCGTGACGTACAGGCCCCCGACGTCGACAGGTTCCTCGCCGTGCTGCCGGACACCGTGGGCCGCCTGCGCCGCAGTGCCGGCATGACCACCGCGTGA